DNA sequence from the Phyllopteryx taeniolatus isolate TA_2022b chromosome 14, UOR_Ptae_1.2, whole genome shotgun sequence genome:
GTTTTCCTAGTTGCGATATTTTCTTCAACACAGGGGGCAGCCTTTAGTCGGGAAAGccaatgttgttgtgttgttatgGCAACCTGTGCGCGTCACGACTTTGTTACGCGCTCGTGCTTTGCTTGACCCACGCCAGCAAATTCCGCTCATGCTTCAATTGATTTTGTTCGCGTAGCGTAGAAGTCCAATGAGTTCCATGTCAACCGGGAAAAGGTAAGCAAACTCTTGTTTTGTCTCACAATGACGGAGATGCAAATTCATAAACCGGAATGACGTTCATTTCCGGGTTGGAAACAAgcttatttcaaatatttcctCGTTTACGCGTGAAAGTGTAACGTGAGACAGCTttgcaaaacaaatgtcaaatcgGTTGATCATCCGTTGTTTGACTTTCTAGCAGTCGCAATTAGCTAAAACAAAACTCGATTCGCGCTTATGCTGCGTGTCAGAATGTCGCTTGTGAATTATGACCAACTTTCGCTGCGTATTATTTTCACAGTGGTTCAAATTGACGACGACTATACAGTTGTGccaaacattttgtaatatcCGGGCAATCatgaaacaatacaaacaatTGAAAATCAATTGAGCGCCGAGGAAAGCGACTCGGCCGCATTTTGCCTCCGCTTTCAGGGTCGAAGGGCGCGCACTTCGGGCAGCGGAGGAGCCGCGCAAGCTAAACGTCACGTCTGCGCACGCCGCACGCCCGCCAGCAGGTCGCAAATTCCAAATACGCTCATcgtgacgatgacgatgatggtgatggtgatgatgatgatgtcgtcCACCGACAGAAGCGACACCTGGGGAGGAAAATGAGGCGGATGCAGATGAAGACCTGGACGTTCCGGTGCAAGTGAAAATGGAGGTGAAGTGAGACTTGGCGTCGTCGCGCCCCTCAAACTGGAACGCTCGTCACGCGAATGTCCGCATTCAGTTCCTCAGAGCTCTGACGGCCGGCGACCTCCGGCTGGCACAAAGGCTGTGCCGGACGAGTAGGTGGCCGGCGCGCCGCATCCGGCCACGTGTCGCATCTCTTGACGCTGTCTGTATTTTTCAGTTCTCATCTATGAACCGCAACATCCGGAAGCTTCGGAGTTCCTCCCTCTGATCCGGAAGAAGCTGCTGCAAGGTAAAGACCGAACGTCAAGTCGAAAGTGGCGGTTCGCAAGGCGGAGGCTGTTCTTCCTCGCAGAGCAACGGGCGGAGCGGCACGGCGCCCGCCGAGATACCGACGATGAGGACGGGGACGAGGACTCGGGAAGCCACGAAGAATCCTCTGACAATTCAGACTGCTTATCTTCACCGTCGGACGAGGACGCCGAAAGCGCGGAAGAAAAGCCGGCGGACTGACATACGCCTCATTTTATTGTCGTTTGATCAATAACGGGAAAGATTGCACAATTAACACTGCGGGTGCACGTGCATAAAGGATTTCAACTACTCGTGGAAGTCACGACgttctttttgtctttatgcAATTGTTCAACAAGTGCAATAGTTCCGACACATTTGACAAATTCGTGATATATTACAGATCGTTATATCGGTTTTGACGGTTTGCCGTCGGCGCGGCCTCGACCGACCGGGACGTGCGATACGAGCGGAACCCGGCCAGTCCCGTCGGTCTTCGCCGGCGCTTCATTGGTCTATGATTGGTCTAGGGCCTATGattaaaatgccattttgaCTTGATATTTTCACAGTTTGTAGTTTGAAgctggagttaaaaaaaaaaaaaagtctgtcctcttcctgtcagctaTTTTGGAAACAACGTCATTGCCGAATGCCCGTCAGAAGCTGCAATTGCAGTTCTCGCTTTGGAATGCGAACCGGCACCAAAcgttttcaaaaggttgcaagaTGTGCGCGGGGAAGCTCCAACAGCAGCGCAGCGCAGTCAAAaggtgggtgtccaggatcaaaggccgaaaaagaaaaagttcgcTAAGTCGCATTAGCGCCTTTTTCCATCTTCTCTCGATGAGCAGCAAGTTAAGCAAGCTGTCGAAAAGAAATGGGCCGCCACGCAGGCGCCAGGATGGCAGTGAGGGCGCTAAGGCGCCCGTCGCCAGGCGGCGTCCTCTGCGGTATCTCGGTCTCGCGGTCGGAAAGGGGAGTTCAGGGCAcgggcccaaaaaaaaaaaacgacgatGCGTGCGGTGTGCTGCCAACTCCCGAAAGTCACGAAGGCCAATATTATTGTCTGCGCCGCCGGTATGGCTTGACTGCGCACAATAGCGGAGAAGAAATAAAATGgcgcgagagagcgagagacaaacggaagaaaagcaaataaaacTGTCGATTTCTTTATTTCCAACGTGTGAAAGTGACATTGAAGGAACAACAAAACAGAGGACGGGAAAAGttgaaaaacaattgaaaaagaGTGGGAAGAAGTCAAACTTATTACTCCTAGCCGATGACGGTTGTGTTTCATTAACAATCGGCCCACACGGACATtggtgattgtatttttttttcatcacttgTGTTGcgctaataataatcataatcataatattcCATTCACACGCGGCGGCGCTAAGCGACCTGCGCAGGGGGGAGTCTGACGCAAGcgcggctgccattctgcgTCCGCGGCCCCTCCGACCGCCACAAAACATCCTGCCGCGTTCATTTGCGGGCGACGCGGGTTACGCGACACGACGATACGAACTCCAGTTAACGTCGCACGTTCAAACAAGCATTCccggaaaatatgcaaaaaaaatcaagttttaGAGTTTTGTCTCTTATTTTTgacacattaacacattacaacatgaaacaaatataatgacattcaagcaacaataccgagtttttatatatatataaatagatgtgtatatatatttttttattttttatttattttgggaatTGTATTCTTCCAAAATCCAATTGGGATCGGCCTATGAGAAATGCAAACGTTTTCCCATTGGGTAATGAAGCAGAATTGGAGCTCGTGTTCAATTGGCAAAAGTGAATCAAAAATGGAAGAATCCGGATTGGGTTCAGTCCCACAAGTCCCAAACCGACGCGTCGTCGTCCCAAGGTCACGCGCACGCACACCTTCGCGttttgatgaacttttgttgCGTTTGGCGTCTTCGTCGACGGCGATGTCGTGTGACTCACGCGCGAGCGACCAATgggcagccgccgccgccgcgcctATAAAAACGGCGTCCAATGTTCTTGAGGCAGCCAGTGCCGGCTGCCGACTCGGGACGTCTGCGCACCTCAGCACCTGCGAGCCTCCGTTTTCAGCGTCGACGATTGCGGATTCTGCTCCCGCGCGCCGGTAACGACGTCTCGCCTTCTCGCCTTCCCGTCGGCCCTCGCGGCGTCTCGCGCGCGGAGAGATTGGACGCTCGCTCAGTTGGAAAAGATGATTCACACGTCGGCTTGATTTCAACCGACCAATTgtccctttttgttttgttttcttcttcttgttgttgttgttgttttccctcaTATTCGTTCAgtgcaatgaaaacatttttggaggTCATTTATCAGCAGTTGACGTTTTTAATTCCATCAACTCAAGCTATATGTTTCACACTgatggaataaaaaaatgatcacGTTTTATCTCCGGTGActtttattatgatttatttatttttttttttaaatgaggcttTCAAGGCGACAGGAAAGAAatgtgcacccccccccccccccccccccccctcccaccccccgGTGCGCAATTGCGCTTCCAAATTGCCGAGCTGGCATCGCGCGTGAAATCATTCCAGCGGTGCGCGCCACGTGCACAATGAGGATAAGAATGATTGTTTTCGACGGCTGCAGATTGATCGTTGTCGCTGTTCTGCTTGGTTTGCAGTTGAAACTCGGGAGACCGGATCGAGCGCACGCGATGGCCGCGGCAGAGGCGAGGAGCGTCGGCGGGGACCAGGACCCCGGCAGCGGCAATTTAAGGCCCTCGACCACCAGTACGTCCGCAGAACACCTTGCTAGAAATGCAACTTCGCCCACAATCAAAAGAAAAGGCTGCCTTGCTCAAAGTGCGCTGCACTCTCCACTCGCGCCCGCCTCGCCCCACCTTCTCCGTCTGGGGAGGAGTGGGAGGGGGTTgggagggggggaggtgggggggggtcaTCGGCTGTGTGGGCTCCGTCATAAATCACTGCGGTTAAAAACAGACAGCagccgtccgtccgtccgtccgtccgtccgtctgcAGTGCGCCGTGCAGGCGAGGACATCATGTGACATTGGAGCTTTACTTTTCGTACTCATATATCATTTTCAAATGAGCAATATAAATGTCATATACATTTGAATATTGAAAACAAAGCCCAAAAACATTTCTTGCGCAAACTCGATGTGAGGTGATGTTAGATTGCGTCAGCATGTTCTGGACGCGTTTGGgacttttttccacttttgtgcctaaccctccaaaaaaaaaaaaaaaaaaaaaaaaagtgctttgaatTTGCTTCCGTACAACATCGTTCAAAGGTGCTCAATTAACATTTCTTATGGGATTATTTTGTCGGAAAGTGACGTCGGTGGCCCACCTTTCAAGCAGGTGCAACCGATATGTTGATGATTTGTTTTCGTTCTGTATCTTGCTCCATGTCTGAGCGTGTTGCAGTGCGACGGTCGCCGACATTTTCCAGATTGCAGCCATGCGCTCAAATTGCTGCTTTTCATGTGACTCGCCCGCGTCGCGCCccccgccgctgctgctgctggatgACGTCACGACGTCCGCCGTATGCGTCATCTCGCTCCCGATGgcttgtgtgcgcgcgtgcatcCCCCAAaatcttaatatttttttttccccccgtgttATTGCTGTTGCTGTACaagtttctttgttgttgtttgtttttttgcccccccccccccccccccctcctccgaTTGACGGCCGTGCAGGCTTGCGGCGCTTTGCATCGGGTCCCACCGGCCCCGCGTGACCTCCGCTCACGCGTGGGCCTGTAAAAAGTGTCTGCTAGACTTCCCCGAGCATCAGCAGCTCGCCCCAGTCGCACATGTGCGAGGTTTTACTCAATTAAtttccccgcccccccccccccccccccccccctcctcctagCGAGCTCATTTCACGGGTGTTGAGCCAGCGTGTCCCTATTGATTTGGCCTTATAGCTCGGAAATGTTCTGACTCGTCCAGCGTACAGGAATCCTTTAAATACAATAAGTccaaatagagaaaaaaaaagaaaataaagatgcATAATTCAAGGTAGCCAATAATATTTGTGCCAATGATTTGGCAGCTTTTCATGGACAAAAAAAGGACCAAAGAAGTGACAACTGTGTTCCCGAATGGAAGGagaacatttgcaatttt
Encoded proteins:
- the erich2 gene encoding glutamate-rich protein 2 isoform X2, giving the protein MSSMSTGKRVEGRALRAAEEPRKLNVTSAHAARPPAEATPGEENEADADEDLDVPVQVKMEFLRALTAGDLRLAQRLCRTILIYEPQHPEASEFLPLIRKKLLQEQRAERHGARRDTDDEDGDEDSGSHEESSDNSDCLSSPSDEDAESAEEKPAD
- the erich2 gene encoding glutamate-rich protein 2 isoform X1; this encodes MSSMSTGKRVEGRALRAAEEPRKLNVTSAHAARPPAEATPGEENEADADEDLDVPVQVKMEFLRALTAGDLRLAQRLCRTILIYEPQHPEASEFLPLIRKKLLQGKDRTSSRKWRFARRRLFFLAEQRAERHGARRDTDDEDGDEDSGSHEESSDNSDCLSSPSDEDAESAEEKPAD